A stretch of the Microcella sp. genome encodes the following:
- a CDS encoding ABC transporter ATP-binding protein, producing MTATASTTFAHLDHATRRFGDTVALDDVTLTIGGGELVGLLGPNGAGKSTMLSLLQGRRRPTSGTVELFGGSPTDPRSRARLGSTPQETALPDTLRVSEVVDLVAAHFPERVPTDALADEFGFADLLRRQCGALSGGQKRRIAVALAFVGRPRLVLLDEPTTGLDVDARHALWQGIRRHHAAGTTIVVTSHYLEEIEALAERVIVIDNGVVLADDSLAAVRDRVDSAVIEFATDAADTVRALPGVVRDEFTGDRMRLTVDDPDAFVRHLVRAEVPFSGLTVRGASLEEAFLALTLSDRSAS from the coding sequence ATGACCGCGACTGCGAGCACGACTTTCGCACACCTGGACCACGCGACGCGCCGCTTCGGCGACACCGTCGCCCTCGACGATGTGACCCTCACGATCGGCGGCGGCGAGCTTGTCGGCCTGCTCGGCCCGAATGGCGCTGGCAAGTCGACGATGTTGAGCCTGCTGCAGGGTCGCCGCCGCCCGACGTCGGGAACCGTCGAGCTCTTCGGCGGCAGCCCCACCGACCCGCGCAGTCGGGCCCGCCTCGGCAGCACTCCGCAAGAGACGGCGCTGCCCGACACCTTGCGCGTCTCAGAGGTCGTCGACCTGGTGGCAGCGCACTTTCCTGAGCGTGTGCCGACGGATGCTCTCGCCGACGAATTCGGATTCGCCGACCTGCTCCGCCGCCAGTGCGGAGCCCTCTCGGGCGGCCAGAAGCGCCGCATCGCCGTTGCTCTCGCCTTCGTTGGGCGCCCGCGCCTCGTGCTGCTCGACGAGCCCACGACCGGCCTCGACGTCGACGCGCGGCACGCGCTCTGGCAGGGCATCCGTCGCCACCACGCTGCCGGCACGACGATTGTCGTCACAAGCCACTACCTGGAGGAGATCGAGGCCCTCGCCGAGCGCGTCATCGTCATCGACAACGGCGTCGTGCTCGCCGACGATTCGCTCGCCGCCGTGCGCGACCGCGTCGACTCGGCCGTCATCGAGTTCGCGACCGACGCGGCCGATACCGTGCGCGCCCTGCCCGGCGTCGTGCGCGACGAGTTCACCGGCGACCGGATGCGTCTCACCGTCGACGACCCAGATGCGTTCGTTCGCCACCTCGTGCGAGCCGAGGTGCCCTTCTCGGGCCTGACGGTGCGCGGGGCATCCCTTGAAGAAGCCTTTCTCGCCCTCACGCTGTCAGATCGGAGCGCCTCATGA